In Drosophila bipectinata strain 14024-0381.07 chromosome 2R, DbipHiC1v2, whole genome shotgun sequence, one genomic interval encodes:
- the LOC122321830 gene encoding spondin-1 yields MLRRIFLILFLAYEVRGACDRVPQGANGERSAVDDNFQILIDGNPETYIPDHQYNVSLSCPINLKFLSFTLVIESEDPSLSLSGVDTTGHFELFSTTDTRFASGCENMVESTNTNAKNSIKVSWVAPRHSESGCVLIKAGIVQHRDVWFIDDGFLTKRICPEEIDELNILTPPLETCCACDEAKYEIVLERKWNRNTHAKYFPAEAWRTRFGEVIGASHSNSYRYWAYGGRASQGVQEMAEHGSTKTLENEIRENTQNGNVRTLIKAPGISHRLNVWGTTLANARVDPIHHQISLATKVDPSPDWILGVAGLELCLSNCTWLERKVLNLFPWDIGTDSGPSYMSPDQPQIPPDVIRRITSSYPSDYRSPFYDPSGVPLKPLATLYLTRKKLYIRECDEVAQEGPLECAVHPWNEWTQCSTRCGAGLSQRQRSYKNPSLAANYNCKTRLEETRQCQGTQCGRMDEELPDEDSAKDMESPLGGGSSAECQINRWTQWSPCSKTCGRGISTRTRDFYNPQARQRCMSVMRLPLEETRECVGPNCGGTIPDVGEMDGLPEADPFGEAEQNGLDPRRPTWINRQDNANPSSGIQTWNRKGFNSNLNNINRPPFDIGDNSEDNQDRNSFNSPPSNRGYDSNRRQPLDSGFSPSNSYTNDQLVGNRPGYGNNDYSPPNLRSEFSTQSPDGGRSFSNQQNFEDNNSEGNDSFNVVQDYCFQKPYDYEHPCFAHPLVVSNYWFYDSDDRECKIFTTDNCDENKNRFRTLMACEGTCLHPHNNMEPTENNQMHDYGERIYSQTAGGWRGPNSQPMGLSYNSRVSSNINNRFSEGGVESYSQTKESNYRPRFSETPKTSSHFGTRFGEGEGESFSQIREPTYRSRYPDSPRESFDQRGDYRPEEIAGNIEDPMTQTRNKYDSQRRGRYGG; encoded by the exons ATGCTACGCCGGATATTTCTGATCCTTTTTCTGGCCTACGAAGTGAGGGGAGCCTGCGATCGAGTGCCTCAAGGCGCTAATGGTGAACGATCCGCGGTAGATGACAATTTTCAGATTCTTATTGATGGCAATCCAGAAACCTACATTCCAGATCATCAGTACAATG TTTCGTTATCCTGTccaataaatttgaaattccTCAGCTTCACTCTGGTCATAGAGAGCGAGGATCCATCTCTTAGTTTAAGTGGCGTGGATACGACTGGTCACTTTGAGCTTTTTAGCACAACGGACACTAGGTTTGCCTCAGGTTGTGAGAATATGGTGGAGAGTACCAACACAAACGCCAAGAACAGCATTAAGGTGTCCTGGGTGGCACCACGTCATTCCGAAAGTGGGTGCGTGTTGATCAAGGCCGGCATTGTCCAACATCGCGATGTTTGGTTTATCGACGATGGGTTCTTGACCAAGCGGATTTGTCCCGAAGAGATCGATGAGCTTAACATCTTGACGCCACCTCTGGAAACCTGCTGTGCTTGTGATGAGGCCAAGTATGAG ATCGTTCTAGAACGAAAATGGAACAGGAATACTCACGCCAAATACTTTCCCGCCGAGGCTTGGAGGACCCGATTCGGTGAAGTAATTGGAGCTTCTCATAGCAACAGCTATCGGTACTGGGCCTACGGAGGACGAGCTAGTCAGGGAGTGCAGGAAATGGCCGAGCACGGCTCCACCAAGACCCTGGAAAACGAAATTAGAGAAAACACGCAG AATGGCAATGTACGCACTTTAATAAAAGCTCCTGGAATATCTCATCGGTTGAACGTCTGGGGCACTACCCTGGCCAATGCACGAGTAGATCCTATTCACCATCAGATTTCGCTGGCCACCAAGGTAGACCCTTCACCAGATTGGATATTGGGGGTAGCTGGTCTAGAGCTTTGTCTGAGCAACTGTACCTGGCTGGAACGAAAGGTATTGAACCTTTTTCCCTGGGATATCGGCACTGATTCAGGACCATCCTacatg TCACCGGATCAGCCTCAGATTCCTCCGGATGTGATACGCCGCATAACCTCCTCATATCCCAGTGACTATCGTTCCCCGTTTTATGATCCATCAGGTGTTCCATTAAAGCCACTAGCCACTCTTTACTTAACCAGAAAAAAGCTTTACATTCGGGAATGTGATGAAg TTGCCCAGGAAGGACCCTTGGAGTGTGCTGTGCATCCCTGGAACGAATGGACACAGTGCAGTACACGCTGTGGTGCGGGGCTTTCGCAGCGCCAACGCAGTTACAAGAATCCCAGCCTTGCAGCCAACTACAACTGCAAGACTCGACTGGAAGAGACTCGCCAATGCCAGGGAACACAATGCGGTCGAATGGATGAGGAACTGCCTGATGAAGATTCCGCAAAAGACATGGAAAGCCCTCTGGGAGGCGGTTCATCTGCAGAGTGCCAAATCAACAGATGGACTCAATGGTCACCGTGCTCCAAAACCTGCGGCAGGGGGATTTCCACTCGCACCCGCGACTTCTATAATCCTCAAGCCAGGCAGAGGTGTATGTCCGTGATGCGACTGCCACTGGAAGAAACCAGAGAATGTGTGGGGCCCAACTGTGGTGGCACAATTCCCGATGTTGGTGAAATGGACGGCCTTCCTGAAGCGGATCCTTTCGGCGAAGCAGAGCAGAATGGCTTAGACCCTCGGAGACCGACATGGATCAACCGGCAGGATAATGCCAATCCGTCATCTGGTATTCAAACCTGGAACAGAAAGGGGTTCAACTCGAACTTGAACAATATCAATAGACCGCCATTCGATATAGGGGATAACTCGGAAGACAATCAGGATAGAAACTCTTTTAATAGCCCACCTAGCAATAGAGGGTATGATTCCAATCGGAGACAGCCTCTGGACTCTGGATTCTCCCCCTCTAATAGCTACACAAATGACCAATTAGTAGGGAACCGCCCGGGATATGGCAACAATGATTACTCCCCGCCCAATTTAAGATCCGAGTTTAGTACCCAATCTCCTGATGGAGGACGTTCTTTCAGTAACCAACAAAACTTCGAAGACAACAACAGCGAAGGCAATGATAGCTTCAATGTTGTGCAGGACTACTGCTTTCAAAAGCCATACGACTATGAACATCCTTGCTTTGCCCATCCTTTGGTGGTAAGCAACTACTGGTTTTATGATAGCGATGACCGCGAATGCAAGATCTTCACGACCGATAACTGCGACGAGAACAAGAACCGCTTTCGAACTTTGATGGCCTGTGAGGGGACCTGTTTGCATCCTCACAACAACATGGAGCCCACGGAAAACAATCAGATGCACGATTATGGGGAAAGAATTTACAGTCAGACAGCAGGAGGATGGAGAGGGCCCAATAGCCAACCCATGGGATTATCGTACAATTCAAGAGTATCCTCTAATATTAATAATCGATTTAGTGAGGGCGGAGTAGAATCCTACAGCCAAACAAAAGAATCGAACTACAGACCCAGATTCTCAGAAACACCAAAGACCTCATCCCATTTTGGAACTCGATTTGGCGAAGGAGAAGGTGAATCCTTTAGCCAAATCAGGGAACCCACCTACAGATCCAGATATCCGGATTCGCCAAGAGAGTCCTTTGACCAGAGAGGAGATTACAGACCCGAGGAAATAGCAGGAAATATTGAAGATCCCATGACGCAAACGAGGAACAAATATGACTCACAGAGAAGAGGTCGGTATGGTGgctaa
- the mIF3 gene encoding translation initiation factor IF-3 isoform X2: MQLHRFSFVISTMLRVQHSSVAFQQQQLRNLSLQWYLAQNHRPASGINKPGDHKPKTPAQKITLIQNQAISITTLEEAQKLAKRRELHLLRLEQTDAKTGRPMFKLVTSAEMLADDTPTPKSSNEKSHKKSEKSLTIGARITEHDLSSRLKNITKWLGKRHEVRILIQGSSSGSDEGSAERIVKAIEQAIKEPEIIGKIVSAIPNIVQP; this comes from the exons atgcagctgcatcgtttttcatttgttaTAAGCACCATGTTGCGAGTGCAACACTCGTCTGTTGCCttccaacagcaacaactacGGAACTTATCTCTTCAGTGGTATTTAGCCCAAAACCACCGACCGGCAAGCGGTATAAACAAACCGGGTGACCACAAACCCAAGACACCGGCACAGAAGATCACCCTCATCCAGAATCAAGCGATTAGCATAACCACATTGGAGGAGGCACAAAAGCTGGCCAAGCGGAGAGAACTGCACCTGTTACGTTTGGAGCAGACAGATGCGAAGACTGGACGCCCTATGTTTAA ATTGGTGACGTCAGCCGAAATGTTGGCCGATGACACTCCCACACCCAAGTCTTCCAACGAAAAAAGTCACAAAAAATCGGAGAAATCTTTGACTATTGGGGCACGCATTACCGAGCATGACCTTTCCTCTAGACTCAAAAACATAACCAAATGGCTGGGAAAGCGCCACGAAGTACGCATCCTGATTCAAGGCAGTTCGAGTGGATCAGATGAAGGCAGCGCCGAACGCATCGTGAAGGCCATCGAACAAGCCATTAAGGAGCCCGAGATTATCGGAAAAATA GTTTCAGCCATCCCAAATATAGTTCAACCATGA
- the LOC108119012 gene encoding spondin-1 codes for MWRSCAAPIVELVLLIFFLGDVYSLICTRRPSNTATPKSPVDENYVISVSGNPETYILGQEYNVSLNAFNGHRYISFILALENENGDYNYNDDLGRFELSDTIETRFSPNCINMVENTNTNPKTHMHLTWVAPTNPESGCVLIRATVLQHRDVWHMDDGGLTRRICPETTDDVESQPSAPSAEAPCCACDEARYELIFEGVWSRNLHPRDFPARSWETRFCELVGAAHSADYRFWEAGALANEAMKQYAEHCSSRLLEREFSNNFKDQKIRTIIKARGPSFPNINSKTSASVRVDPLHHMISFASKIEPSPDWIVGISGLELCLRNCTWLDEKVIQLYPWDVGTDAGPTYTSPDQPQVPPDVIRRMRSDFPNDPRSPFYDENGDPMKPMAYLTIKRQRIYERRCADEDSNNDADVPRECLTHPWSGWSDCSSKCGAGMQYRRRVYKQPELAKIYNCNVPQYEERECEGEMCDQNSIMRNIDPEIDPELDPDQGFGRNVYQSPQQGRAECQLGSWSIWGPCSGSCGSGYETRQRQYLNPQSEAKCQSVHRARLQESRPCSGRVCLGNLPGSYNGDEENPYGEISPGRGGSNMYAPQPEREAESFADYDEARVDQSRGLGGFEVGNLKGSSGSWGLNRPLERQTNLGRNAQPYHNQPARLERPSWQRLDDSRLENMERSAWQTSSSQDDHIQEQTPWQTNAGNVEKDNWRGQSPANSYKRKYGERFDTPEEDLQRDPWSRQKTHSPQDLYTSGGGGLDTSLVNKCFQMLQTEQSRCFNQTIIGNFWFYNFCADECMLFATDTCDRNVNKFSRWEECQKCRLPELSSLQQQYSELPECQNLRGSLEADTRSREEKRGKNRRRNYNNYRQSGRNKVNNY; via the exons ATGTGGCGGTCATGTGCTGCTCCTATCGTGGAGCTAgttcttcttatttttttccttggAGATGTTTACTCCTTGATTTGCACACGGCGTCCGTCGAATACGGCCACGCCCAAGTCCCCCGTGGATGAAAATTACGTGATAAGCGTGTCGGGTAATCCGGAAACGTACATTCTCGGTCAGGAGTACAACG TCTCCCTAAATGCATTCAATGGGCATCGGTACATCAGCTTTATTCTGGCTCTGGAGAACGAGAACGGAGATTACAACTACAATGATGATCTAGGACGATTTGAGCTAAGTGATACTATAGAAACCCGCTTTAGTCCAAATTGCATTAACATGGTGGAGAACACTAATACGAATCCAAAAACCCACATGCATCTTACCTGGGTGGCACCCACAAATCCCGAAAGTGGTTGCGTCCTGATACGGGCCACTGTTCTGCAGCATCGTGATGTATGGCACATGGACGATGGAGGATTAACTCGACGCATCTGCCCTGAGACCACGGACGATGTGGAAAGCCAACCGTCGGCACCTTCTGCGGAGGCCCCATGCTGTGCCTGCGACGAAGCGCGCTACGAG CTAATCTTCGAGGGCGTTTGGTCGCgaaatctgcatccaagggATTTTCCTGCTCGCAGCTGGGAAACACGATTCTGTGAGTTGGTTGGAGCGGCTCACAGCGCAGACTATCGTTTTTGGGAAGCCGGAGCCCTGGCCAACGAGGCTATGAAGCAATATGCAGAACACTGTAGTTCTCGACTGTTAGAGCGAGAGTTTAGCAACAATTTCAAG GATCAGAAGATACGTACCATAATCAAGGCTCGCGGTCCCTCATTTCCAAACATAAACAGCAAGACCTCAGCCTCTGTGAGGGTGGATCCGTTGCATCACATGATCTCTTTTGCCTCCAAGATTGAACCATCGCCAGACTGGATAGTGGGCATAAGTGGTTTGGAGCTTTGTCTGCGGAACTGCACCTGGTTAGACGAGAAGGTTATCCAGTTGTACCCTTGGGATGTAGGCACAGATGCGGGTCCCACCTATACG TCACCCGATCAGCCGCAAGTTCCTCCGGATGTTATTAGACGCATGCGCTCCGACTTTCCCAATGATCCACGTTCGCCTTTCTATGATGAAAACGGAGATCCCATGAAGCCCATGGCCTATCTGACAATTAAGCGTCAGCGAATTTATGAGAGACGTTGTGCGGATGAAGATT CCAATAATGATGCGGATGTTCCCAGAGAATGTCTTACACATCCCTGGTCGGGCTGGAGTGACTGCTCCTCAAAATGTGGCGCTGGGATGCAGTATAGGAGGCGGGTCTACAAACAACCGGAGCTAGCCAAGATCTATAACTGTAATGTTCCCCAATATGAAGAGCGCGAATGCGAGGGTGAGATGTGTGACCAGAACAGTATAATGAGGAACATAGACCCAGAGATCGACCCAGAATTAGACCCAGATCAAGGATTCGGTAGGAACGTTTATCAATCACCGCAGCAGGGTCGTGCTGAGTGTCAGCTGGGTTCCTGGAGCATTTGGGGTCCCTGCAGCGGCTCTTGCGGCAGTGGCTATGAGACGCGCCAGCGACAGTATCTCAATCCCCAATCGGAAGCCAAGTGTCAGAGTGTTCATCGCGCAAGACTTCAGGAATCGCGACCTTGCTCGGGCAGAGTATGTCTTGGAAATCTACCAGGGTCCTATAATGGCGATGAGGAGAATCCATATGGAGAAATATCCCCTGGGCGTGGTGGAAGCAACATGTATGCACCACAACCCGAGAGGGAGGCAGAATCTTTCGCGGACTACGATGAAGCTCGAGTAGATCAAAGTCGTGGGTTAGGAGGCTTTGAAGTCGGTAACCTGAAGGGCAGCAGTGGTTCCTGGGGACTCAATAGACCGTTAGAGCGTCAAACCAATCTTGGACGAAATGCACAGCCGTACCATAACCAACCGGCCAGACTGGAGCGCCCCTCTTGGCAGCGTCTCGATGATTCACGTTTGGAGAATATGGAGCGTAGTGCCTGGCAGACTTCAAGTTCCCAAGATGACCACATTCAGGAGCAGACGCCATGGCAGACAAATGCAGGAAACGTCGAAAAAGATAACTGGCGAGGACAAAGTCCTGCTAATTcctataaaagaaaatatggtGAAAGGTTTGACACTCCCGAAGAAGATTTACAGCGAGATCCATGGTCGAGGCAGAAAACCCACAGCCCCCAAGACTTGTATACCTCTGGAGGAGGCGGATTAGATACATCACTGGTAAACAAATGCTTCCAGATGCTACAAACTGAGCAGTCTCGATGCTTTAATCAAACAATTATTGGAAATTTTTGGTTCTACAACTTTTGTGCCGACGAATGCATGCTGTTCGCCACCGATACGTGCGatcggaatgttaataagttCAGCCGATGGGAGGAGTGCCAAAAGTGCCGGCTCCCGGAGCTCTCATCATTGCAGCAGCAATATTCAGAATTACCAGAATGTCAGAACCTACGAGGGAGTTTGGAAGCAGATACAAGGTCCAGGGAAGAGAAACGCGGCAAGAACAGAAGACGAAATTACAACAATTATAGACAAAGTGGTagaaataaagtaaataattattag
- the mIF3 gene encoding uncharacterized protein mIF3 isoform X1 has product MQLHRFSFVISTMLRVQHSSVAFQQQQLRNLSLQWYLAQNHRPASGINKPGDHKPKTPAQKITLIQNQAISITTLEEAQKLAKRRELHLLRLEQTDAKTGRPMFKLVTSAEMLADDTPTPKSSNEKSHKKSEKSLTIGARITEHDLSSRLKNITKWLGKRHEVRILIQGSSSGSDEGSAERIVKAIEQAIKEPEIIGKIVQKRSKASLIKFNIVPVTSQVSAIPNIVQP; this is encoded by the exons atgcagctgcatcgtttttcatttgttaTAAGCACCATGTTGCGAGTGCAACACTCGTCTGTTGCCttccaacagcaacaactacGGAACTTATCTCTTCAGTGGTATTTAGCCCAAAACCACCGACCGGCAAGCGGTATAAACAAACCGGGTGACCACAAACCCAAGACACCGGCACAGAAGATCACCCTCATCCAGAATCAAGCGATTAGCATAACCACATTGGAGGAGGCACAAAAGCTGGCCAAGCGGAGAGAACTGCACCTGTTACGTTTGGAGCAGACAGATGCGAAGACTGGACGCCCTATGTTTAA ATTGGTGACGTCAGCCGAAATGTTGGCCGATGACACTCCCACACCCAAGTCTTCCAACGAAAAAAGTCACAAAAAATCGGAGAAATCTTTGACTATTGGGGCACGCATTACCGAGCATGACCTTTCCTCTAGACTCAAAAACATAACCAAATGGCTGGGAAAGCGCCACGAAGTACGCATCCTGATTCAAGGCAGTTCGAGTGGATCAGATGAAGGCAGCGCCGAACGCATCGTGAAGGCCATCGAACAAGCCATTAAGGAGCCCGAGATTATCGGAAAAATAGTACAGAAACGCAGCAAAGCATCCCTAATTAAGTTTAACATTGTTCCAGTGACTTCGCAGGTTTCAGCCATCCCAAATATAGTTCAACCATGA